A window of the Desulfonatronovibrio magnus genome harbors these coding sequences:
- a CDS encoding 2-isopropylmalate synthase has protein sequence MSDRIYIFDTTLRDGEQSPGATMNMREKVRLARQLERLGVDIIEAGFPAASQGDFESVAKIAEAVKDCSVAGLCRSVKSDIDAAWGAIKGGVSPRIHTFIATSDIHMKYKLGKNRDQVLEMTKEAVSYAAGLCPDVEFSAEDASRSEPVFLAQVVQTAIAAGARTINIPDTVGYAQPQEYGELIRYLIDNVPNSQEAIFSVHCHNDLGLGVANTLAAIKAGARQAEVTLSGIGERAGNAAMEEVIMALNVRRDYYNLETRVDTQQIYPSCRLLSMIIGQPIPPYKAITGANAFAHESGIHQDGMLKNRQTYEIMTPDSIGKSSSDIVIGKHSGRHALKSKLDELGYKLTEEQLTQVFQAVKNLADKKKQVFIEDVEAVVLEEVYRIPDRFKLKYLSSMSGNMAIPTAALRMEVRGEEKQLSDFGVGPIDAVFNTIDRLVERHPKLLRYSVNAITGGTDAQGEVTVKLEENAMTSVGRASDPDIIVASAKAYINALNRLAKKEGDPRSDVGYYDSVTP, from the coding sequence ATGTCTGACAGAATTTATATTTTTGACACAACTTTGCGAGATGGAGAACAGTCTCCGGGCGCCACCATGAACATGAGAGAAAAGGTCCGTCTGGCAAGGCAGTTAGAAAGACTGGGAGTAGATATCATTGAAGCTGGTTTTCCGGCAGCCAGCCAGGGAGATTTTGAATCAGTGGCCAAAATTGCAGAAGCAGTCAAGGATTGCAGTGTGGCAGGCCTTTGCAGATCAGTGAAAAGTGATATTGACGCTGCATGGGGGGCAATTAAAGGCGGAGTATCCCCCAGGATTCATACCTTTATTGCTACATCAGATATTCACATGAAATACAAGCTTGGAAAAAACCGTGATCAGGTTCTGGAAATGACGAAAGAGGCAGTGTCTTATGCTGCTGGTTTATGTCCGGATGTTGAGTTTTCCGCTGAAGATGCTTCACGCTCTGAGCCTGTTTTTCTGGCCCAGGTTGTGCAAACGGCTATAGCTGCTGGTGCCCGCACCATCAATATTCCGGATACAGTTGGTTATGCGCAGCCCCAGGAATATGGTGAGCTTATCAGGTATCTTATTGATAATGTTCCCAACAGCCAGGAAGCAATATTCAGTGTTCATTGTCATAATGATCTTGGGCTTGGAGTAGCCAATACTCTGGCTGCCATTAAGGCAGGTGCCAGACAGGCTGAGGTAACTTTAAGCGGCATAGGAGAGCGGGCTGGCAATGCTGCCATGGAAGAAGTAATTATGGCTCTCAATGTCCGCAGGGATTACTACAATCTTGAGACCCGTGTGGACACTCAACAGATTTACCCTTCCTGCAGATTGCTTTCCATGATTATCGGTCAGCCTATTCCACCATACAAGGCCATTACTGGAGCAAATGCCTTTGCACATGAGTCCGGCATTCATCAGGACGGCATGCTCAAAAACAGACAGACCTATGAAATAATGACACCAGACAGCATTGGAAAGTCATCCAGCGATATTGTCATAGGCAAGCATTCAGGCCGACATGCTCTCAAGAGTAAACTGGACGAACTTGGCTATAAGCTTACAGAAGAGCAGTTGACCCAGGTTTTTCAGGCAGTCAAGAACCTTGCAGATAAGAAAAAGCAGGTATTTATCGAAGATGTGGAAGCTGTTGTCCTGGAAGAGGTTTACAGGATACCGGACAGGTTCAAGCTTAAATATCTGAGTTCCATGTCTGGAAATATGGCCATCCCAACAGCAGCACTCAGGATGGAGGTACGGGGCGAGGAAAAGCAGCTTTCAGATTTTGGCGTAGGTCCCATTGACGCAGTTTTCAATACCATTGATCGGCTTGTGGAAAGACACCCCAAGCTTTTACGCTATTCAGTAAATGCCATAACCGGTGGCACTGACGCCCAGGGTGAAGTCACTGTTAAGCTGGAAGAAAATGCCATGACATCAGTAGGGCGAGCATCTGATCCAGATATTATTGTTGCCAGCGCCAAGGCTTATATCAATGCCTTGAACAGACTGGCAAAAAAGGAAGGTGACCCGAGAAGTGATGTTGGCTATTATGACTCAGTCACCCCATAA
- the leuC gene encoding 3-isopropylmalate dehydratase large subunit produces the protein MAQTLAQKILQRHCSEEVGVAGNIVQCSTSLVLANDITAPLSIDSFRKMGARKVFDREKIALVCDHFTPNKDIDSAEQVKKVREFAREMDILHYYEGGNSGVEHALLPELGLVGPGDIVVGADSHTCTYGGLGAFATGMGSTDIAGAMALGETWFKVPETIRVNITGNLEKFTTSKDLILHLIGVIGVDGALYRALEFGGSVVDEMEIEARMTMANMAIEAGGKAGLFPADSRTIAYCTDSGFADPEEIYPDSGAEYFRVVDIDVSGMSPQIACPHLPDNVKPVEELKNVKVDQVVLGSCTNGRISDLRAAAEIIKGRKVHKDVRFIVLPATPRIYEQALDEGLIKIFAQAGGIVGPPTCGPCLGGHMGILAAGERCLATTNRNFKGRMGSLESEVYLGSPITAAAAALTGEIIHPEKV, from the coding sequence GTGGCACAGACATTAGCTCAGAAGATATTGCAACGACATTGTTCAGAGGAGGTCGGAGTTGCGGGAAATATTGTACAGTGCAGCACCAGTCTTGTGCTGGCCAATGATATTACTGCTCCATTGTCCATTGATTCTTTTAGAAAAATGGGAGCCAGAAAAGTTTTTGATCGTGAAAAGATTGCTCTGGTTTGTGATCATTTTACCCCTAACAAGGATATTGATTCTGCCGAGCAGGTAAAAAAGGTACGCGAATTTGCCAGAGAAATGGATATTTTGCACTATTACGAAGGCGGTAATTCAGGAGTTGAGCACGCTCTTTTGCCTGAGCTGGGCTTAGTTGGTCCAGGTGATATAGTAGTCGGTGCTGACAGTCACACCTGTACTTATGGAGGTCTTGGGGCATTTGCCACAGGCATGGGCAGTACTGATATCGCCGGTGCCATGGCGCTTGGTGAGACGTGGTTCAAGGTTCCGGAAACCATACGGGTTAATATTACGGGCAATTTAGAAAAATTTACCACTTCCAAGGATCTCATCTTGCATCTCATCGGTGTTATAGGTGTGGACGGAGCATTGTACAGAGCTCTCGAGTTCGGAGGTTCGGTTGTGGATGAAATGGAGATTGAAGCCAGAATGACCATGGCCAACATGGCCATTGAAGCCGGAGGCAAGGCAGGGCTTTTTCCTGCCGATTCCAGAACAATAGCTTATTGTACTGATAGCGGATTTGCTGATCCTGAAGAAATTTATCCAGACAGTGGAGCTGAGTATTTTCGAGTAGTTGATATCGATGTCAGCGGCATGTCTCCGCAAATCGCCTGTCCACATCTGCCGGACAATGTGAAGCCTGTGGAAGAGCTGAAAAATGTGAAGGTGGATCAGGTTGTGCTTGGTTCCTGTACCAATGGACGCATCAGTGATCTGCGGGCAGCTGCAGAAATTATCAAAGGCAGGAAAGTGCATAAGGATGTAAGATTTATTGTTCTGCCTGCCACGCCTCGGATTTATGAACAAGCTTTGGATGAGGGCTTGATAAAGATTTTTGCCCAAGCCGGCGGCATTGTGGGCCCCCCCACATGCGGGCCATGCCTTGGCGGTCATATGGGCATCCTGGCAGCCGGGGAAAGATGTCTCGCCACTACCAACAGAAACTTTAAAGGTCGGATGGGCAGCTTAGAAAGCGAGGTTTATCTTGGCTCACCAATTACAGCTGCAGCTGCTGCTCTAACGGGTGAGATTATTCATCCTGAGAAGGTATAA
- a CDS encoding 3-isopropylmalate dehydratase small subunit, which yields MKYAGKAHKVGDHIDTDAIIPARFLVTSDPQELGQKCFEGLEEGWVKRVNAGDILVGGKNFGCGSSREHAPIAILGAGMPVVIAHSYARIFYRNGFNMGLVLLEIGDDIERISDGDELEVDAKSGTIQNKTTNEVIKSLPVPEFMTEILTSGGLVEYVRKKVA from the coding sequence ATGAAATACGCAGGCAAAGCCCATAAAGTGGGCGATCACATTGATACTGACGCCATAATTCCAGCCAGGTTTCTGGTCACCTCGGATCCACAAGAGCTGGGTCAAAAATGTTTTGAAGGTCTTGAGGAGGGTTGGGTAAAACGGGTCAATGCAGGAGATATCCTGGTAGGAGGCAAGAATTTTGGTTGTGGATCATCGAGAGAGCATGCTCCCATTGCCATTCTTGGCGCGGGAATGCCCGTGGTCATTGCTCACAGTTATGCACGCATCTTTTACCGCAATGGCTTTAATATGGGGCTTGTGCTGTTAGAGATTGGCGATGACATAGAAAGAATTTCTGATGGTGATGAACTGGAAGTAGATGCCAAATCCGGCACCATTCAGAACAAAACCACCAATGAGGTCATTAAAAGTCTTCCTGTGCCTGAATTTATGACGGAAATCCTGACCAGCGGCGGGCTTGTTGAGTATGTTCGCAAAAAGGTTGCTTAA
- the leuB gene encoding 3-isopropylmalate dehydrogenase, with product MNMKICVLAGDGIGQEIMVQAEKVMNKVCDQYQHDLEISYGLIGGAAIDQTGVPLPEETISTCSDVDAILLGAVGGPKWDDIDKSIRPEKGLLGIRKEFDLFANLRPAILFPELKQASLLRPDIVSNGIDLLVVRELTSGVYFGEPRGEEIRNGRRVAFNTMIYSEDEVRRVARVAFDAARKRSSKVCSVDKANVLDVSQLWREVVIEVAGEYPDVELSHLYVDNAAMQLVRDPSMFDVIVTSNLFGDILSDEAAVITGSLGMLPSASMGDKKPALYEPIHGSAPDIAGKDLANPLATILSVAMMLKHSFSLDAEAEIVEAAVKNVLAQGYRTGDIMSSGMKQVGCQEMGDLVVQAIQG from the coding sequence ATGAATATGAAAATATGTGTTCTGGCCGGTGATGGCATTGGCCAGGAAATTATGGTTCAGGCTGAAAAGGTTATGAATAAAGTTTGTGATCAGTACCAACATGACCTTGAAATAAGTTATGGTCTTATAGGCGGTGCAGCAATAGACCAGACAGGAGTTCCGTTACCTGAAGAAACCATATCCACATGTTCTGATGTGGATGCCATTTTGCTTGGAGCAGTAGGTGGTCCCAAGTGGGATGATATTGATAAATCCATCCGCCCTGAAAAGGGGCTGCTGGGTATAAGAAAAGAGTTTGATCTGTTTGCAAACCTGCGTCCAGCCATACTTTTTCCAGAGCTTAAACAGGCATCTTTGTTAAGGCCTGATATTGTGTCTAATGGTATTGACCTGCTTGTGGTGCGTGAACTGACCAGCGGAGTTTATTTTGGCGAACCCAGGGGAGAGGAAATCCGCAATGGCAGGCGCGTTGCTTTTAACACCATGATTTATTCCGAGGATGAAGTAAGAAGGGTGGCCAGAGTTGCTTTTGATGCAGCGCGCAAAAGAAGTTCCAAAGTCTGTTCAGTGGATAAGGCCAATGTTCTGGATGTCTCCCAGCTTTGGCGCGAGGTGGTGATTGAGGTGGCCGGCGAGTATCCGGATGTTGAACTCAGTCATCTATACGTAGACAACGCAGCCATGCAACTTGTGCGTGATCCATCCATGTTTGATGTCATTGTGACTTCCAACCTGTTTGGAGACATATTATCTGATGAGGCGGCAGTGATTACCGGTTCTCTCGGTATGTTGCCATCAGCTTCCATGGGAGACAAAAAACCGGCCCTGTATGAACCTATCCACGGTTCGGCCCCGGATATTGCCGGAAAAGATCTGGCCAATCCTTTAGCCACCATCCTGTCAGTAGCCATGATGCTCAAGCATTCATTTTCTCTTGATGCCGAAGCTGAAATTGTGGAGGCTGCAGTTAAAAATGTTCTGGCCCAGGGTTATCGCACCGGAGATATCATGTCTTCAGGCATGAAGCAGGTGGGATGTCAGGAAATGGGTGATCTTGTGGTTCAGGCTATACAGGGTTGA
- a CDS encoding ATP-binding protein, whose product MKCTRCKEKAVVALPSHNAGFCPPCYLKFFQRQVEKAIKAQKLFTFDDKILVALSGGKDSLALAKQLKDLGYDITGLHIDLAIPESSPIARGYVERFCTMYDIEMHVLEMDALGLPIPRVKEKIRRPVCSVCGKIKRYYFNKHALDHGFTVLATGHNLDDEAARLFSNVFRWDAAYLGDQGPALPAEKGFARKVKPLFRVSEFETANYCFIAGIDYGFAPCPYSKGASFTFYKTILDELEHKQPGRKISFYEGFLSKGRKAFARQDQDEGVLPTPCSQCSYPTSEDVCGVCRIRQNLGT is encoded by the coding sequence ATGAAATGCACAAGATGCAAAGAAAAGGCAGTGGTTGCCTTACCAAGCCATAATGCCGGCTTTTGCCCTCCGTGCTATCTGAAGTTTTTTCAGAGGCAGGTGGAAAAAGCCATCAAAGCTCAAAAACTTTTCACCTTTGATGATAAAATTCTTGTAGCCTTAAGTGGAGGCAAAGATTCACTGGCCCTGGCAAAACAACTTAAAGATCTGGGCTATGACATAACCGGACTGCATATTGATCTGGCTATTCCTGAATCCTCACCCATTGCCCGTGGATATGTGGAAAGATTCTGTACTATGTACGATATAGAAATGCATGTTCTGGAAATGGATGCATTAGGTTTGCCCATACCACGTGTCAAAGAAAAAATCAGAAGACCTGTCTGCTCGGTGTGCGGTAAGATAAAAAGATACTATTTTAATAAGCACGCCCTGGACCATGGATTTACTGTCCTGGCCACAGGACATAACTTAGATGATGAAGCAGCCAGACTCTTTTCCAATGTTTTCAGATGGGATGCCGCCTACCTCGGTGATCAGGGGCCGGCACTTCCGGCTGAAAAAGGTTTTGCACGCAAAGTAAAGCCATTATTCCGTGTTTCAGAGTTTGAGACAGCCAATTACTGTTTTATTGCAGGTATCGACTATGGCTTTGCGCCCTGCCCGTACAGCAAAGGCGCAAGCTTTACCTTTTACAAAACCATTTTGGATGAGCTGGAACATAAACAACCTGGCCGCAAAATAAGCTTTTATGAAGGTTTTCTTTCCAAAGGAAGAAAGGCCTTTGCAAGACAGGATCAGGATGAAGGGGTTTTACCCACTCCATGTTCGCAGTGCTCCTACCCAACATCAGAAGATGTTTGTGGTGTCTGCAGGATCAGGCAAAACCTTGGCACTTAA
- a CDS encoding response regulator, with protein sequence MSKKILVVDDELHIRMLYQEEFESIGYKVFTSDGTEEILQIVDKVQPDLVVLDIKLGHDRSGLDLLQEIRSQDQELPVILCTAYDSFQHDLKSIAADHYVVKSVDLTELISKVKKVLE encoded by the coding sequence ATGAGCAAGAAAATTTTAGTGGTTGATGACGAACTTCACATTAGAATGCTTTATCAGGAAGAATTTGAGAGTATTGGTTATAAAGTATTCACCTCTGACGGAACTGAAGAAATTCTCCAGATTGTTGATAAGGTGCAGCCAGATCTTGTGGTGCTCGATATTAAGCTCGGTCATGACCGATCAGGTCTTGACCTTTTACAGGAAATCCGTTCCCAGGATCAGGAGTTGCCGGTTATTTTGTGTACTGCATACGACAGCTTTCAGCATGATCTGAAATCCATTGCAGCTGATCACTATGTAGTCAAGTCGGTTGATTTGACTGAACTCATCAGCAAGGTGAAAAAAGTTCTTGAATAA
- the mltG gene encoding endolytic transglycosylase MltG: MKKILIITFVAILLFCLAGAGYIHHLITMSNSEVSEQAYITIPTGQGFKTTAAQLYSQGLIVNEPVFYYLGRFSGQSTEVKAGHFQVDKAWNMLEILEHLTKGREALLRLQIPEGLTWWQTGRLLEEMGLVNYNEFKTLVHDQDFLKSHGFYGPTAEGFLYPETYYLSPTRDTGARRVMGILFDQFWASTRNFWQDMDFEEIYEFINLASLIEKETGASHEREIISGVFHNRVARNMLLQCDPTIIYGIGESFEGRIRRSQLDDADNLYNTYIHRGYPPTPICSPGLASIKAALNPKQHDYLYFVSRNDGTHHFSTNLREHNRAVHKYQRSR, translated from the coding sequence ATGAAAAAAATACTGATAATAACATTTGTTGCAATTTTGCTGTTCTGCCTGGCAGGTGCAGGTTACATTCACCACCTGATAACCATGTCCAACAGCGAGGTAAGTGAACAGGCTTACATTACCATTCCTACCGGGCAGGGTTTCAAGACAACGGCTGCACAGCTTTACTCTCAAGGGCTTATAGTCAATGAACCGGTCTTTTATTATCTTGGAAGGTTTTCCGGACAGTCTACAGAAGTCAAGGCTGGTCATTTTCAAGTTGATAAAGCATGGAATATGCTCGAAATTCTTGAACATCTTACAAAAGGCCGGGAAGCTCTTTTGCGTCTGCAAATTCCTGAAGGTCTTACATGGTGGCAAACAGGCAGGTTGTTGGAAGAAATGGGCCTGGTTAATTATAACGAATTCAAGACATTGGTCCATGACCAGGATTTTCTGAAAAGCCATGGATTTTACGGACCTACTGCTGAAGGCTTTCTATATCCCGAGACCTATTACCTTTCACCTACACGCGATACTGGAGCCAGACGGGTAATGGGTATTTTATTCGACCAGTTCTGGGCCTCTACCCGAAATTTCTGGCAGGATATGGACTTTGAAGAAATATATGAGTTTATCAACCTGGCCTCACTTATAGAAAAAGAAACCGGAGCCAGCCATGAAAGGGAAATAATATCCGGAGTTTTCCATAACCGCGTTGCCCGCAACATGCTCCTGCAATGTGATCCCACAATTATTTACGGTATTGGAGAAAGTTTTGAAGGCAGGATAAGAAGGTCGCAGTTAGATGATGCGGATAACCTCTATAACACATACATTCACAGGGGTTACCCACCTACACCCATTTGTTCCCCGGGACTGGCGTCCATCAAGGCCGCCTTAAACCCCAAGCAACATGACTATTTGTATTTTGTATCCAGAAATGACGGTACACATCATTTCAGCACTAACCTTCGAGAACATAACCGGGCTGTACACAAGTATCAGAGAAGCCGCTAA
- the ruvX gene encoding Holliday junction resolvase RuvX — protein sequence MAQLCKRCLGIDFGIKRVGLAISPADSSMVFPLKTINRTTRQKLFQELLEVIVQQKIDAIVIGLPVLPDEQDSETLRQVRNFRESLVRRVDLPVFMVNEAFTSAEARAILQKMNMPAEKIRQCLDQAAAMLILESFRADSD from the coding sequence ATGGCTCAGTTGTGCAAACGCTGTCTTGGGATTGATTTTGGAATCAAACGCGTGGGCCTGGCCATCAGCCCGGCTGACTCCAGCATGGTTTTCCCCCTGAAAACCATTAACCGCACCACACGCCAGAAGCTTTTTCAGGAACTATTGGAAGTCATTGTTCAACAGAAGATAGATGCCATCGTCATTGGTTTACCTGTTCTTCCTGACGAACAGGACAGTGAAACTTTAAGACAGGTCAGGAACTTTCGGGAAAGCCTCGTTAGAAGGGTTGATTTACCAGTCTTCATGGTCAATGAAGCCTTTACCTCGGCAGAAGCAAGGGCTATACTGCAAAAGATGAATATGCCAGCGGAAAAAATCAGGCAATGTCTGGACCAGGCAGCTGCAATGCTGATCCTGGAAAGCTTCAGAGCTGACAGTGACTAA
- a CDS encoding FAD-binding and (Fe-S)-binding domain-containing protein codes for MSNKKPHISLPADKLITRVLRMSQENFNSWPESVRDLALSLAGELFLIRYNPFINPDLVQQSVWARLNSERSTLSPQYFQDISTRLEKYWQEFIADQEFKGQVIRNLSRHLLRNNIVTTPNNLIECATDATDLRMELPMMVLFPENTKEIQSIVKLANEMGFSIVPRGGGSGLTGGAIPATRRSVILSLSRLKKIIDIDKDKLVLHAQTGVITLDAIKAAAKQDLLFTVDPASKAASSLGGNISENAGGPFAFEYGTTIDNILSYKMVMASGDLIEVRRVNHPGHKILDHEQVKFEVLDENGKVTDTIILGGADIRTPGLGKDVTNKYLGGLPGIQKEGVDGIITEASFTLHPMMALSRVLCLEFYGHSMHNAMLVIKDIVGLRDKIRKTGDLVKISALEEFGSKYVQAIEYLKKSDQYEGEPISVLILQLDSNDLEALNQSVESIVDICAPYDQVDVFVARDAKEAELFWEDRHKLSAITKRTSGFKINEDVVIPLDVIPQFSDFIEELNLYYLALAYRKALNKVLDLSGVDMDDEFIHMELDVAMGVLKNKTSKDNLPEQVFHVQIGFFFQDLKGRYPELRESLEAILAELNNTRIVVANHMHAGDGNCHVNIPVNSNDPDMMHLAEEAAGKVFEEVLKLNGQVSGEHGIGITKIGFLSLEKIAALKDYKAVIDPRDVFNPQKLVRRDLPVHPYTFSFNQLIEDLSKTGLEEKDRLINLLRSIQTCSRCGKCKQTCPMYLPQKGLLFHPRNKNIAMGALIEALYYTQIIQGDPDSEVIGHLRRIMEHCTACGKCTQACPVKIENARAALEMRSFLDLNKASGHPVKNRVLKYLSNDPQKNIPRAAKLAGIGQRIQNTALGIVPSFWRKKLTNPLLRDKSPGIGLRNLSDALRLDKNNIFIPEQNDSQQTVIYFPGCGGSLFYRDIGMAAVALLLKSGTSVILPSAHLCCGYPLLAGGCGESFIKIQEGNKKTLRRLLHTATDQGLEVGHILTSCGTCREGVSDYHLKGNAGDLVHKDVTQFLLEVLPPSTQKVSEPLLYHPACHAEWTGVNSLKAGDIYAERLGSFLNASVEISPGCCGESGLGAMTTPQIYNLIRSKKQEILSEQLPRYTENSTFIVGCPSCKIGISRSINELKHKILVLHTLEFLAELFFGPQWQKKLLKQISQGKRNGSVVQTLSWD; via the coding sequence ATGTCCAATAAAAAACCTCATATTTCCCTGCCCGCTGACAAGCTCATAACCAGAGTGCTGCGCATGAGCCAGGAAAACTTCAATTCCTGGCCTGAATCTGTTCGCGATCTTGCTTTAAGCTTAGCTGGTGAGCTGTTTTTAATCAGATACAATCCATTTATCAACCCTGATCTTGTGCAGCAAAGCGTATGGGCCAGACTCAACTCTGAGAGATCCACCCTGTCTCCTCAGTATTTTCAGGACATATCAACACGCTTGGAAAAATACTGGCAGGAGTTTATTGCCGACCAGGAATTCAAGGGCCAGGTCATAAGAAATCTGAGCAGGCATCTCCTTAGAAATAATATTGTTACCACTCCTAATAATCTCATTGAATGCGCGACTGATGCCACGGATCTGCGTATGGAACTGCCCATGATGGTTCTTTTTCCTGAAAACACAAAGGAAATTCAAAGCATTGTCAAACTTGCCAATGAAATGGGCTTTTCCATAGTTCCCAGGGGAGGAGGGTCAGGACTTACTGGCGGAGCTATCCCGGCTACAAGGCGCAGTGTGATCCTGAGCTTGAGCCGGCTGAAAAAAATAATTGACATAGACAAAGACAAACTTGTGCTGCACGCACAGACCGGAGTCATCACCTTAGACGCTATAAAAGCCGCAGCAAAACAGGATCTGCTGTTTACTGTAGATCCTGCTTCCAAGGCTGCTTCTTCCCTCGGTGGCAACATATCTGAAAACGCAGGCGGTCCTTTTGCATTTGAATATGGAACTACTATTGATAACATATTAAGTTATAAAATGGTCATGGCCAGCGGAGACCTCATTGAAGTGCGCAGGGTCAACCATCCTGGTCATAAAATCCTGGATCATGAACAGGTTAAATTTGAGGTCCTGGATGAAAATGGAAAGGTTACTGACACCATCATCCTTGGGGGAGCAGACATACGAACTCCTGGACTGGGAAAAGATGTGACCAACAAGTATCTCGGAGGTCTTCCCGGAATCCAGAAGGAAGGTGTGGACGGCATTATTACTGAAGCCAGCTTTACCCTGCACCCCATGATGGCCTTATCCAGGGTGCTGTGTCTGGAATTTTACGGTCATTCCATGCACAACGCTATGCTGGTCATCAAGGATATTGTAGGGCTCAGGGATAAAATCAGAAAGACTGGTGATCTTGTAAAGATTTCTGCTCTCGAAGAATTCGGATCCAAATATGTTCAGGCCATCGAGTATCTGAAAAAATCAGATCAATACGAAGGTGAACCAATTTCAGTGCTTATTCTGCAACTTGACTCCAACGACCTGGAAGCATTGAACCAGTCTGTAGAAAGCATTGTGGATATTTGCGCTCCCTATGATCAGGTAGATGTTTTTGTGGCAAGAGACGCAAAGGAAGCTGAGCTTTTCTGGGAAGACCGGCACAAACTCTCAGCCATTACCAAACGCACCAGTGGTTTTAAAATCAATGAAGACGTAGTCATACCCTTGGATGTCATTCCTCAATTTTCCGATTTTATTGAAGAGCTGAACCTGTATTACCTGGCTCTGGCTTACCGCAAGGCTCTAAATAAAGTTCTGGATCTAAGTGGAGTGGATATGGATGACGAGTTCATCCATATGGAACTGGATGTAGCCATGGGAGTGCTCAAAAACAAAACCAGTAAGGATAATCTGCCAGAGCAGGTATTTCATGTCCAGATCGGGTTCTTTTTCCAGGACCTCAAGGGACGATACCCTGAACTTAGGGAAAGCTTAGAGGCCATCCTGGCTGAACTTAACAACACCCGCATAGTGGTGGCAAACCATATGCACGCCGGGGACGGCAATTGTCATGTAAACATTCCAGTCAATTCCAATGATCCTGATATGATGCACCTGGCAGAAGAGGCCGCAGGCAAAGTTTTTGAAGAGGTTCTGAAACTTAATGGACAGGTATCCGGCGAGCACGGCATCGGTATAACAAAAATCGGTTTTTTATCATTAGAAAAAATTGCGGCCCTGAAAGATTACAAAGCTGTCATAGATCCTCGTGATGTATTCAACCCGCAAAAACTTGTACGCAGGGATCTTCCGGTACATCCCTACACTTTCTCCTTTAACCAGCTTATTGAAGACTTAAGCAAGACTGGCCTGGAGGAAAAGGATCGTCTCATAAACCTGTTACGCAGTATCCAGACCTGTTCACGCTGCGGCAAATGCAAGCAGACCTGTCCCATGTATCTGCCCCAGAAAGGCCTTTTATTTCACCCAAGAAACAAGAATATTGCCATGGGAGCACTCATTGAAGCCCTTTATTACACCCAGATAATTCAGGGTGATCCAGACTCGGAAGTAATCGGGCATTTAAGACGTATCATGGAACACTGCACTGCCTGCGGCAAGTGTACCCAAGCTTGCCCAGTCAAGATTGAAAATGCCCGAGCAGCTCTTGAAATGCGCTCTTTTCTTGATCTCAACAAGGCATCAGGTCATCCTGTAAAAAACAGGGTGCTTAAATATTTAAGCAATGACCCTCAGAAAAATATCCCAAGAGCTGCAAAGCTGGCCGGAATCGGACAGAGAATCCAGAACACCGCACTTGGCATTGTACCTTCTTTCTGGCGAAAGAAACTGACCAATCCTCTGCTGCGGGATAAATCTCCAGGAATTGGTCTGCGTAATTTGTCTGATGCGCTGCGTCTTGATAAAAATAATATCTTTATTCCAGAACAAAATGATTCACAGCAGACGGTAATTTACTTTCCTGGATGCGGTGGCAGCCTGTTCTACCGGGATATCGGCATGGCTGCAGTGGCTTTGCTTTTAAAATCCGGAACCAGCGTAATTCTTCCCAGCGCTCATTTATGCTGTGGCTATCCATTGCTGGCCGGAGGATGCGGTGAAAGCTTCATTAAAATTCAGGAAGGAAACAAGAAGACTCTGCGCCGTCTACTGCATACTGCAACAGACCAAGGCCTTGAAGTCGGGCATATCCTGACTTCTTGCGGTACATGCCGCGAAGGGGTGAGCGATTATCATCTGAAAGGTAACGCTGGCGATCTCGTGCATAAGGATGTGACCCAATTCCTCTTAGAAGTTCTGCCTCCGTCAACACAAAAGGTTAGTGAGCCCCTTCTTTACCATCCAGCCTGTCATGCCGAATGGACCGGGGTCAACTCTTTAAAGGCTGGAGATATATATGCAGAAAGGCTGGGCAGTTTCCTGAATGCCAGTGTGGAAATAAGCCCGGGATGTTGTGGAGAGTCAGGACTTGGGGCCATGACCACACCACAGATATATAACCTCATCCGGAGCAAAAAACAGGAAATTCTGTCTGAACAGCTGCCCCGCTACACCGAGAATTCCACTTTTATAGTGGGATGTCCTTCATGCAAAATTGGAATCAGTCGAAGCATAAATGAACTTAAGCATAAAATATTGGTGCTGCATACCTTAGAGTTCCTGGCAGAATTATTTTTCGGACCTCAATGGCAAAAGAAATTGTTGAAGCAGATATCTCAGGGAAAACGTAATGGCTCAGTTGTGCAAACGCTGTCTTGGGATTGA